A single genomic interval of Shewanella psychropiezotolerans harbors:
- a CDS encoding efflux RND transporter periplasmic adaptor subunit, with product MKYLAKTFAALMITGILAGCSAESIEVAPQSIRPVKLLEVTDVNAASIRVFPAKIAATKQADLGFRVSGQLIDFTLVEGLHVKKGAILARLDDRDARNTLLNREADHELATADYKRKGELLRRQLISPADYDLSKAQLKSATAALANARDQLSYTNLLAPYDGTVAKIAIDNYQMIQANQSVLVLQKDRNIDVVIQVPESMASQAIKFNPHAKFQPQVRFSAQPEQAYPVKLKEHATQVTPGTQSYEVVFTLPRPTQINILPGMSAELTLDLSIDSQLDKAVIPASAVMKRDQDGESIIWLYHADTGKVTPKIVTLGRVTTDGIEILTGLNKGDQLVVAGVQYLSAEQKVKPLHWQRGV from the coding sequence ATGAAGTACCTAGCAAAAACATTCGCAGCCTTAATGATCACAGGCATATTGGCTGGCTGCAGCGCAGAGTCGATCGAAGTTGCCCCACAAAGCATTAGACCAGTGAAGTTATTGGAAGTCACAGATGTTAATGCTGCTTCTATTCGTGTCTTTCCGGCAAAAATAGCCGCCACTAAGCAGGCAGATTTAGGCTTTAGAGTGTCCGGTCAGCTGATCGATTTTACTCTGGTGGAAGGTCTGCATGTGAAAAAAGGCGCTATTTTGGCTAGGCTGGATGACAGAGATGCCCGCAATACCTTACTCAACCGCGAAGCCGATCATGAGCTCGCCACCGCCGACTATAAACGTAAGGGTGAGCTCTTACGCCGCCAGTTGATCTCACCGGCAGATTACGATCTCTCTAAGGCTCAACTCAAATCAGCCACTGCTGCTCTGGCCAACGCCCGCGATCAATTGAGCTACACCAATTTGCTCGCACCATATGACGGCACGGTCGCTAAGATCGCCATAGACAATTATCAGATGATTCAAGCAAACCAGTCGGTGCTCGTGTTACAGAAAGATCGTAATATCGACGTGGTGATCCAGGTACCTGAGTCTATGGCCAGCCAGGCAATCAAATTTAATCCCCATGCTAAATTTCAACCTCAGGTACGTTTCAGCGCTCAGCCGGAGCAAGCCTATCCGGTAAAACTGAAAGAGCACGCGACTCAAGTGACTCCAGGCACTCAAAGTTACGAAGTAGTCTTCACACTCCCCAGACCCACTCAAATCAATATTCTTCCTGGTATGAGCGCCGAGTTGACCTTAGATCTCTCTATAGACTCCCAGTTAGATAAGGCAGTGATCCCAGCCAGTGCAGTGATGAAGCGTGATCAAGATGGTGAGAGTATCATCTGGCTCTACCATGCAGACACAGGCAAGGTGACTCCGAAAATCGTCACCTTAGGCCGAGTCACCACAGATGGCATAGAGATCTTAACAGGCTTGAACAAGGGCGATCAACTAGTGGTAGCCGGTGTACAGTACTTGTCAGCAGAACAGAAAGTTAAACCTCTCCACTGGCAACGCGGGGTGTAA
- a CDS encoding LysR family transcriptional regulator yields MKTEDISLFHRIVETGSLVEASDLLNLPKSTVSRRLQALEDELKVKLFHRQSRAMTLTASGSHFYDKTLAILGDLEQTLVELTDTQAEIGGHLRILMFPVPELLDIANGIFEFMDHHPELTVELIVSTDPQDMIRNNIDLAFMVEDSFNENEMVAREVISEELHFVASPDYLAKAGTPVLPEELELHNSILFRYPNGRIFNEVPFGNDMKIAVKGNLCLNSIQLCLEASLTGRGIAFLPTKLTREYVERGELTMLFEDVEPYVGKCYLVYPSRRFISLASQRFIDHMLGALERCSAGKGCGREERLRGSIKSWV; encoded by the coding sequence ATGAAAACTGAAGATATTTCCCTGTTCCATCGCATCGTAGAAACGGGGAGTTTAGTAGAAGCTTCGGATCTGCTGAATCTGCCTAAGTCGACCGTGAGCCGCCGTCTGCAGGCATTAGAAGATGAGCTTAAGGTTAAATTATTTCATCGTCAGAGCCGAGCCATGACGTTAACGGCTTCGGGGAGCCATTTCTACGACAAAACCTTAGCAATCCTCGGGGATCTTGAGCAGACTCTGGTGGAGCTCACGGATACTCAAGCCGAGATTGGCGGCCACCTACGTATCCTCATGTTTCCCGTGCCCGAGCTACTGGATATTGCCAATGGCATTTTCGAGTTTATGGATCATCACCCTGAGCTCACCGTCGAGCTGATTGTCAGCACTGATCCTCAGGATATGATCCGTAACAATATCGATCTCGCCTTTATGGTAGAAGATTCATTTAATGAAAATGAGATGGTGGCGCGAGAGGTGATCAGCGAAGAGCTGCATTTTGTTGCCAGTCCGGATTATCTGGCCAAGGCTGGCACGCCTGTGTTGCCAGAGGAGCTCGAGCTGCATAACTCTATACTGTTTCGTTACCCTAACGGTCGAATTTTCAATGAAGTCCCCTTCGGCAATGATATGAAGATAGCGGTGAAAGGTAACTTGTGTCTCAATAGTATTCAGCTCTGTCTGGAAGCGAGCCTAACTGGCCGGGGTATTGCTTTTTTGCCCACAAAGCTGACTCGTGAGTATGTTGAGCGAGGTGAGCTGACTATGTTGTTTGAAGATGTAGAGCCTTACGTCGGCAAGTGCTACCTGGTCTATCCTTCAAGACGTTTCATCAGCTTAGCGAGCCAGAGGTTTATCGACCACATGCTAGGCGCGCTTGAGCGTTGTAGTGCGGGTAAAGGTTGCGGAAGGGAGGAACGGCTACGTGGATCTATTAAGTCATGGGTCTAA
- a CDS encoding polysaccharide deacetylase family protein produces the protein MMLIESKQRSQAIENSERPILSESVLLLIWVLASLLLSACGGSSGSTAKVPVDTTSISSGSTDNSGNNDSGNGKTPRASVTLAGVDYQPILDELALPTYWAIDSEPSEEMLSGLNAQLARLSNAFSSQFTLDTFVLGIKLDPLQTQAFIIDISSSELGQSRVILTLAVVPEDSVLTQPLARAIYLALRQAHQVEDGLLGKLVSNGLALHFIESKLKPAHLYQETELIGVALNDAITQAKSAIDNEIDNGTGVDVWFDGTEPKDDGIAWKLGYYLVEQHFSRYPGSDASNAFSLDPGLFRINLASSITVNHKDEQYVRTGDVANQVEISELTRQASDYIGAYFLEGWNRDKLIALTFDDGPSIYTTQILDLLAQYKIPASFFWMGQNMKSNQAIMSRALAEGHTLANHSWSHPHGRSLTNNDLWQTQILKTNELFETMLGISPRFYRPPYGEITDEQVAFLDEKGMKVILWSVDTRDWNSPIVTVENISDVMINNLHPEVINLMHDAGGNRTNTVDALPAVIDYYRSQGYRFVNLETMLGISDKS, from the coding sequence ATGATGTTGATTGAGTCTAAGCAAAGGTCACAGGCAATCGAAAATAGTGAACGACCGATATTGTCAGAGAGCGTGTTACTGTTAATCTGGGTGTTAGCCTCCCTGTTATTATCGGCCTGTGGGGGAAGCAGTGGCTCAACGGCTAAGGTGCCTGTCGATACAACGTCTATTAGCTCTGGCAGCACGGATAACTCTGGCAATAATGATTCTGGTAATGGAAAAACCCCAAGGGCGAGTGTCACGCTAGCTGGTGTCGATTATCAACCCATCTTGGATGAACTCGCTCTGCCAACCTACTGGGCAATTGATAGTGAGCCAAGTGAAGAGATGTTATCAGGACTTAACGCTCAATTAGCCAGGCTTTCCAATGCCTTCTCTAGCCAATTTACGCTCGACACTTTTGTTTTAGGCATCAAGCTAGATCCGCTGCAAACTCAAGCTTTTATTATCGACATTTCTAGCTCCGAACTAGGTCAGAGTCGAGTGATCTTGACCCTTGCTGTAGTCCCTGAAGATAGCGTCCTTACTCAGCCTTTGGCTAGGGCTATCTATCTGGCCTTAAGACAGGCTCATCAAGTTGAAGATGGTCTGCTGGGCAAACTAGTGAGTAACGGATTAGCACTGCATTTTATTGAGTCAAAGCTCAAGCCTGCTCATTTATACCAAGAGACAGAATTGATAGGTGTAGCACTCAATGATGCAATCACTCAGGCTAAGTCAGCTATCGATAATGAAATTGATAACGGCACTGGTGTCGATGTTTGGTTTGATGGGACAGAACCGAAAGATGATGGTATTGCCTGGAAGCTAGGTTATTACTTAGTGGAGCAGCATTTCAGCCGTTATCCAGGCAGCGATGCCAGCAATGCATTCTCACTGGACCCTGGGCTATTTCGGATTAACTTAGCTTCGTCGATAACAGTGAATCATAAGGATGAGCAATACGTCAGAACTGGCGATGTGGCTAATCAAGTCGAGATCAGTGAGCTTACCAGGCAGGCCAGTGACTATATCGGGGCCTATTTTCTTGAGGGGTGGAATCGAGACAAGCTTATCGCTTTAACCTTCGATGATGGCCCCTCTATCTATACCACCCAGATTTTAGATCTCTTGGCTCAGTATAAGATCCCGGCCAGCTTCTTCTGGATGGGTCAAAACATGAAGTCCAATCAAGCCATTATGTCGCGAGCCTTAGCCGAGGGGCACACACTAGCAAACCACAGTTGGAGCCACCCTCATGGGCGCTCATTGACGAATAATGATCTGTGGCAAACGCAAATACTGAAAACCAATGAGTTGTTTGAAACTATGTTAGGTATTTCACCTCGCTTCTATCGTCCACCCTATGGCGAGATCACTGATGAGCAAGTAGCCTTCCTGGACGAAAAAGGCATGAAAGTGATTTTATGGTCGGTGGACACCCGAGACTGGAACTCACCTATAGTCACGGTAGAGAATATCAGTGATGTGATGATCAATAATCTGCATCCCGAGGTGATTAACCTGATGCACGACGCTGGTGGCAACAGGACAAATACCGTCGATGCTCTGCCTGCCGTTATCGATTACTACCGCAGCCAAGGGTATCGATTCGTTAATCTGGAGACCATGCTTGGGATTAGTGATAAAAGCTAA
- a CDS encoding Qnr family pentapeptide repeat protein: protein MQPDTYTDKTFVDANFSGEDLQDARFERCEFYRCDFSRADLTDACFINCRFVETGTSEGCNFNYATLISASFKHCNLSMALFIGARCFGIELRECNLQGADFARASFANQITHKTFFCSAYITESNLSYANLESAKLEKCDLMDNRWRGANLLGASMKGSDLSGGEFSQSQWGTFELEGSNLCRVELDGLDPRNVKLEGVMINQWQQEQLLTPLGIIVAPD, encoded by the coding sequence ATGCAGCCTGATACTTACACAGACAAAACATTTGTCGATGCTAACTTCAGTGGCGAAGATCTGCAGGATGCCAGGTTCGAACGCTGTGAATTTTATCGCTGTGATTTCAGTCGCGCCGATCTGACCGATGCCTGCTTTATTAATTGCAGGTTCGTCGAGACGGGCACGAGTGAAGGCTGTAACTTCAATTATGCCACTCTTATTAGCGCCAGCTTCAAACACTGTAACCTGAGCATGGCGCTATTTATCGGGGCTCGCTGTTTCGGTATCGAGCTTAGGGAATGCAACCTACAAGGTGCGGACTTCGCCCGGGCCAGCTTTGCTAACCAGATCACCCACAAGACCTTCTTCTGCAGCGCCTACATCACGGAATCTAACCTCTCTTACGCCAATTTAGAGTCGGCCAAATTAGAGAAGTGCGACCTGATGGACAATCGCTGGCGCGGCGCTAACCTACTCGGCGCATCTATGAAGGGATCAGATCTCAGCGGCGGCGAGTTCTCCCAATCACAATGGGGCACATTCGAGCTAGAAGGCAGTAACTTATGCAGGGTGGAACTGGATGGACTGGATCCCCGCAACGTCAAGCTCGAGGGCGTGATGATAAACCAGTGGCAGCAGGAGCAACTGCTGACACCACTGGGGATCATAGTCGCGCCGGACTAA
- a CDS encoding MATE family efflux transporter, with product MKDRHGLLTQPIGRVLLNMSLPNLIGILTILGFSLVDTFFISQLGTESLAAISFTFPVTLIISSIAIGIGAGVSTNLGRLIGGGQADKAKVFLHDSLLLTFMLTALISMLGSLCMGPLFSLLGANDSSLPLIDDYMFIWYLGAPLLVLLMVGNQGLRATGDTRSPAKIMMLAALINLILDPLLIFGIGPFPRLEIQGAAIATVISWAVALSLSSYLLIFKRHLVEFADLNIERLKCNWKQLAHIAQPAALMNLLNPLANAMIMAMLARIDHGAVAAFGAGIRIESVLLIAVMALSSSLVPFIAQNLGAGQTERARDALLLSLKFILVFQTLLYLPLLLLAEPIAQLFSGDPQVVEWLSFYILMIPAAYGPLGIVILMATSLNAYHRPMSSLVLNVCRLFLIMLPLAALGSYLGGVKGLLLALPITNTLMGIACYILAKNISEPEQLKYTQAYAPETKK from the coding sequence ATGAAAGACAGACACGGGCTGCTCACCCAGCCAATCGGTCGTGTACTGCTAAATATGAGCCTCCCAAACCTGATTGGTATCTTGACCATTCTTGGGTTCAGCCTAGTCGACACATTTTTTATCAGTCAGTTAGGCACCGAATCTCTGGCGGCCATCAGCTTCACCTTCCCAGTGACTCTGATTATATCCAGCATAGCCATAGGTATAGGCGCCGGTGTGTCGACTAACTTAGGCCGTCTCATAGGCGGTGGTCAGGCAGATAAGGCCAAGGTGTTTCTGCATGACTCATTGTTACTGACCTTTATGCTGACTGCGCTTATCTCCATGCTGGGTAGCCTGTGCATGGGCCCGTTATTTAGCCTGCTGGGCGCCAATGACTCCAGCCTGCCACTGATAGATGACTACATGTTTATCTGGTATCTGGGAGCCCCTCTGTTGGTGCTGCTCATGGTTGGTAATCAGGGACTGCGTGCCACGGGAGACACTCGCTCACCGGCTAAGATTATGATGTTGGCGGCCTTGATTAACCTTATTCTCGATCCCCTGCTTATCTTCGGCATCGGCCCTTTTCCCAGACTAGAGATCCAAGGCGCGGCCATAGCCACGGTTATTTCCTGGGCGGTAGCCCTGTCGTTATCCAGCTATCTGTTAATATTTAAGCGTCACTTAGTGGAGTTTGCCGACCTCAACATTGAGCGCCTCAAGTGCAACTGGAAACAGCTGGCTCATATCGCTCAGCCTGCGGCCCTGATGAACCTACTCAACCCACTCGCCAATGCGATGATCATGGCCATGCTAGCCCGTATCGATCATGGTGCAGTCGCCGCCTTCGGCGCCGGGATCCGTATCGAGTCCGTATTATTAATAGCCGTGATGGCATTATCATCCAGCCTGGTGCCCTTTATCGCCCAAAACTTAGGCGCGGGTCAGACCGAACGTGCCCGTGATGCCTTGCTGCTATCACTCAAATTTATTTTGGTGTTTCAGACCTTGCTCTACCTGCCACTGCTACTATTAGCCGAGCCAATTGCTCAGTTATTCAGTGGCGACCCTCAAGTCGTAGAGTGGTTGTCTTTCTATATCTTAATGATCCCCGCCGCCTACGGTCCCCTGGGTATCGTTATCTTGATGGCCACATCACTCAATGCCTACCACAGACCCATGAGCTCTCTGGTCCTCAATGTGTGTCGCCTGTTTCTGATCATGCTGCCTTTGGCCGCTCTGGGGTCTTACCTGGGTGGTGTCAAAGGCCTGCTACTGGCATTGCCTATCACTAACACCCTGATGGGTATCGCCTGTTATATTCTGGCGAAAAATATCTCCGAGCCGGAGCAGCTAAAATACACACAAGCTTATGCCCCTGAAACTAAAAAATAA
- a CDS encoding co-chaperone GroES has protein sequence MNIRPLHDRVIVKRSEVESKSAGGIVLTGSAAEQSTRGEVLAIGNGRILENGSVQPLDVKVGDIVIFNEGYGVKKEKIDGEEVLILSESDLMAVVS, from the coding sequence ATGAACATTCGTCCATTACATGACCGTGTCATAGTTAAGCGTTCTGAAGTTGAATCAAAATCTGCTGGTGGCATCGTACTGACAGGTAGTGCTGCCGAGCAATCGACTCGCGGTGAAGTTCTTGCAATAGGCAATGGCCGAATTCTTGAGAATGGTTCTGTTCAACCACTAGACGTAAAAGTGGGTGACATAGTGATCTTCAACGAAGGTTACGGCGTGAAGAAAGAGAAGATTGATGGTGAAGAAGTTCTGATCCTTTCAGAATCTGACCTAATGGCTGTAGTGAGCTAA
- the groL gene encoding chaperonin GroEL (60 kDa chaperone family; promotes refolding of misfolded polypeptides especially under stressful conditions; forms two stacked rings of heptamers to form a barrel-shaped 14mer; ends can be capped by GroES; misfolded proteins enter the barrel where they are refolded when GroES binds): MAAKEVLFGNDARVKMLAGVNILANAVKVTLGPKGRNVILDKSFGAPLITKDGVTVAKDIELEDKIENMGAQMVKEVASKANDEAGDGTTTATVLAQSIVNEGLKAVAAGMNPMDLKRGIDKAVIAAVAELKNLSQECADTNAITQVGTISANSDETIGEIIATAMERVGKEGVITVEEGQALENELDVVEGMQFDRGYLSPYFINKPETGSVELESPYILLVDKKVSNIRELLPILEGLAKTGKPLLIVAEDVEGEALATLVVNNMRGIVKVAAVKAPGFGDRRKAMLQDIAILTGGTVIAEEIGLELEKATLEDLGTAKRVIITKDDTTIIDGAGEESQIKARVSQIKIQAEESTSDYDKEKLQERMAKLAGGVAVIKVGAATEIEMKEKKARVEDALHATRAAVEEGVVAGGGVALVRVASKIADIEVLNEDQKHGVVIAIRAMEAPLRQIAINAGEEGSVVANNVKNGTGNYGYNAGNDTYGDMLEMGILDPTKVTRSALQFAASIAGLMITTECMVAEVPQDASAPDMGGMGGMGGMGGMM; encoded by the coding sequence ATGGCAGCTAAAGAAGTATTATTTGGTAACGACGCACGTGTAAAAATGCTTGCGGGCGTAAACATTCTAGCAAACGCAGTTAAAGTCACTCTGGGCCCTAAGGGTCGTAATGTGATTCTGGACAAGAGCTTCGGCGCACCACTGATCACCAAAGATGGTGTCACAGTAGCTAAAGATATCGAACTTGAAGACAAGATCGAGAACATGGGCGCGCAGATGGTTAAAGAAGTTGCTTCTAAAGCCAACGACGAAGCCGGTGACGGTACCACTACCGCTACCGTTCTTGCTCAATCTATCGTTAACGAAGGCCTTAAAGCCGTCGCAGCTGGCATGAACCCAATGGATCTTAAGCGCGGTATCGACAAAGCGGTTATTGCAGCCGTTGCCGAGCTTAAAAACCTATCTCAAGAGTGTGCTGACACAAATGCTATCACTCAGGTTGGTACTATCTCAGCTAACTCTGACGAGACTATCGGCGAAATCATCGCAACAGCGATGGAGCGCGTAGGTAAAGAAGGCGTTATCACAGTTGAAGAAGGTCAGGCTCTGGAAAACGAGCTGGACGTAGTAGAAGGTATGCAGTTCGATCGCGGTTACCTGTCTCCATACTTCATCAACAAGCCAGAGACTGGCAGTGTTGAGCTTGAAAGCCCATATATTCTTCTTGTAGACAAGAAAGTATCTAACATTCGTGAGCTACTGCCTATCCTTGAAGGTCTGGCTAAGACTGGTAAGCCACTGCTTATCGTCGCCGAAGACGTTGAAGGTGAAGCCTTAGCGACACTCGTAGTCAACAACATGCGCGGTATCGTGAAAGTTGCTGCCGTTAAGGCACCAGGTTTCGGTGACCGACGTAAGGCTATGCTACAAGATATCGCTATCTTGACCGGCGGCACCGTTATCGCTGAAGAGATTGGTCTAGAGCTTGAGAAAGCCACTCTGGAAGATCTTGGTACGGCTAAGCGCGTTATCATCACTAAAGATGACACGACTATCATCGACGGTGCTGGTGAAGAGAGCCAAATCAAGGCTCGCGTTTCACAGATTAAGATCCAGGCTGAAGAGTCTACCTCTGATTACGACAAAGAGAAGCTACAAGAGCGCATGGCTAAGCTAGCCGGCGGTGTTGCAGTGATCAAGGTCGGTGCAGCTACCGAAATTGAGATGAAAGAGAAGAAGGCACGTGTAGAAGATGCACTTCACGCGACTCGCGCAGCAGTCGAAGAGGGTGTTGTTGCCGGTGGTGGTGTTGCTCTGGTACGTGTTGCCAGCAAGATTGCTGATATTGAAGTACTTAACGAAGATCAGAAGCACGGTGTGGTTATCGCAATTCGCGCCATGGAAGCTCCTCTACGCCAGATCGCGATTAACGCGGGTGAAGAAGGTTCAGTTGTTGCTAACAACGTTAAGAACGGCACTGGTAACTACGGTTACAACGCAGGTAACGACACTTACGGTGACATGCTTGAGATGGGTATCCTAGATCCAACTAAAGTGACTCGTAGCGCGCTACAGTTCGCAGCATCTATTGCTGGCCTGATGATCACAACCGAATGTATGGTTGCCGAAGTTCCACAAGATGCTTCTGCACCTGATATGGGCGGCATGGGTGGTATGGGTGGTATGGGCGGCATGATGTAA
- a CDS encoding TIR domain-containing protein, with protein MANISHRAKSVIEEYLKMGQGYLLDFSDRTFNAFFMDFGIDMTEDKYYRLSSGSKANRFRVLMEDASNEELANVLSYLLGQRKLLDENTQGYEAQPVLEMSFTDVIKELVSVNKQIPPWENPVEKKVPNTLTNLVAQSLVKRRTPRSSADTPLVLSPLITQQSFQPRQEKVKSVQSEEPKSLKKVFIVHGHDELVTLSVKSFIQDLGLVPIILRSQASAGQTILEKLISYGKVDYAIILYTHCDEGRKAGDTDFKPRARQNVVFEHGYFIGTLGRDKVAAIVKQGVEIQNDISGVVYIGWSDGSDWKTQLVIELEAAKLKVDRGAVFK; from the coding sequence ATGGCAAATATATCTCATAGAGCAAAGTCTGTTATCGAAGAATACTTGAAGATGGGTCAAGGGTATTTACTTGATTTCAGCGATAGAACTTTTAATGCGTTCTTTATGGACTTCGGTATAGATATGACTGAGGATAAATATTATCGGCTATCTTCTGGATCTAAAGCAAATAGGTTCAGGGTGCTTATGGAGGATGCCAGTAATGAAGAATTGGCCAATGTGCTTAGTTACCTCCTAGGTCAAAGGAAGCTACTAGATGAAAATACTCAGGGGTATGAAGCACAACCAGTTCTAGAGATGAGCTTTACTGATGTGATTAAGGAATTAGTCTCAGTAAATAAACAGATACCGCCATGGGAAAACCCTGTGGAAAAGAAGGTGCCTAATACTCTAACTAATCTCGTTGCTCAGTCATTAGTCAAAAGAAGAACACCGCGATCCAGTGCTGATACCCCTCTAGTGCTTTCCCCATTAATTACTCAGCAATCCTTTCAGCCTAGGCAGGAAAAGGTAAAAAGTGTTCAGAGTGAGGAACCGAAATCGTTAAAAAAAGTCTTTATCGTTCATGGTCATGATGAGCTGGTAACTCTTTCTGTTAAGTCATTTATTCAAGACTTAGGGCTTGTGCCGATTATATTAAGAAGTCAGGCAAGTGCGGGTCAAACTATCCTTGAGAAACTGATTAGCTATGGAAAGGTTGATTATGCGATCATCCTATATACACATTGTGATGAAGGTAGAAAGGCTGGGGATACTGACTTTAAGCCGCGAGCAAGACAAAATGTCGTGTTCGAGCATGGGTATTTTATCGGTACGCTAGGACGAGATAAGGTAGCGGCGATTGTAAAGCAAGGTGTCGAGATTCAGAATGATATCAGTGGCGTTGTTTATATAGGTTGGAGTGATGGTAGCGATTGGAAAACACAGCTAGTAATAGAGCTTGAAGCCGCTAAGCTTAAGGTTGATAGGGGGGCTGTGTTTAAGTAA
- a CDS encoding nuclease-related domain-containing protein, with protein sequence MILKTKRVQNTKSPQAIAGQQQETNVAFFLRRAYKDNQQVLVINDFKFTFNDETAQIDHLIIYPYGFVLIESKSIKGHVKVNKQGEWTRSHNKNWQGMASPIKQVELQQALLKELLRAHKNQMLGKLLGIKQQGFGMRCWDHLCAISSDAVIDRKNIPTPVSEQLVKSEFLVEKLNKLMNIRNRFMRLVNISDTRPNFSQAELESIGTFLLEQNIEKSIESKKTIKETTPAPSNPQQIQVPVAVYQSTTQKTERQSTQHSQSAQTIKSELRCKHCGESTNYTPMYGKFGYYVKCNICTKNTPMKQACPKCQSKNTKVQKRRETYTLNCQECGCTEQVV encoded by the coding sequence ATGATTCTCAAAACTAAGCGAGTGCAGAACACAAAGTCACCTCAAGCGATTGCAGGTCAACAGCAAGAGACGAATGTCGCCTTTTTCCTGCGCCGAGCATATAAAGATAACCAGCAAGTGCTGGTCATCAATGACTTCAAATTCACTTTCAATGATGAAACGGCGCAAATCGATCACTTGATTATCTATCCCTATGGCTTCGTGTTGATCGAATCCAAGAGCATCAAGGGCCATGTCAAAGTGAATAAGCAAGGTGAGTGGACTAGAAGCCATAACAAAAATTGGCAAGGCATGGCCTCACCCATAAAACAGGTGGAGCTACAGCAAGCCCTTCTCAAAGAGCTATTACGGGCACATAAAAACCAGATGTTAGGCAAGTTACTAGGCATCAAACAGCAAGGCTTTGGCATGCGCTGCTGGGATCATCTCTGCGCCATATCCAGCGATGCCGTCATCGATAGGAAAAACATACCAACCCCAGTATCAGAACAACTAGTAAAATCAGAGTTTCTAGTAGAGAAGCTAAATAAGCTCATGAACATCAGAAATAGATTCATGAGACTCGTAAACATTAGCGATACCCGGCCAAACTTTTCTCAAGCAGAGCTAGAATCAATAGGCACCTTCCTGCTCGAACAGAACATAGAAAAGAGCATAGAATCGAAAAAAACTATCAAGGAAACAACGCCTGCACCAAGTAATCCCCAGCAGATACAAGTACCCGTAGCCGTGTATCAAAGCACAACACAGAAAACCGAACGACAGTCCACCCAACACTCACAAAGCGCTCAAACAATTAAGAGCGAATTACGCTGTAAACATTGTGGTGAATCAACAAACTACACCCCAATGTATGGCAAATTCGGTTACTACGTTAAATGCAACATATGCACTAAGAACACGCCGATGAAACAGGCCTGTCCCAAGTGCCAAAGTAAGAATACTAAAGTACAGAAACGAAGAGAAACCTACACGCTTAACTGCCAAGAGTGTGGTTGTACGGAGCAGGTGGTTTAG